The region AAGTGTGTCGAAGTAATCGTTTGCCCATCAATCAAAAGCTTGCCTCTTTGGATCGAAATCGTTCGATGTGCGGGCTGTTCCAACGTTTCACGCGAAACGAGGCCAATTTGGCCGTTTGGTTTGAATTGCTCGTTTTTGACGAATGACAATTCCTCCAGCGGTTTGTTTTCTTGTCCTTGATTGGCTTCAAGGCCGTCAGGGGAAAAGGCGTACAATTCATTCATCATTCGCGCTATCGCGTAATCTGCCTCGCTGCGTAGCATGTTTTCAATGTCGATGCGTTCATAAACGCGGATGCCCGTCAGAAAAACCGTATAGATGGCGCCGATGATCAAAAGGGAAATAGCTATAGCGGCAAGCAGCTCCACCAATGTCATTCCAGATTGGGAGCTAACGAATCGTTTCATCGGTGACCACTCCTTCGACCCATGAGATGTCTCGAGCCCGCTCTCCCCAGCGGACGGTGGCATACAGTTTGATCATGTAGGAGCGTGACCCAGACGTTGTTATTTTGTTTCTTTCTTCTCGGATGCGAGCTTTTAGTTGCTCTGGCAACGCAACAAAATCGGAAGAAGAGAGAAACTGATCCCAGTCTTTTTGCCCCCAGCTAATGAAATACACCGATGTTTCATAATTGACATTGTTTACTGTTGGAGCAAGCTCGGTTGTGCACATTTGTTGGGATGAAATGCCTCCGCTTAGATTCTCATTGGGAAACAGCAGTTGTTGCAGTGTTTCATTGTTGCAACTGCTTTTCTCCATTTTGATGAATGGGAGATCATTGTTTTCCATATAGTCATATAGTTGCGAAAAATGGACATTTTTCTCGAAATACGCTGCAACGCCGCGAGCAATATTGATGGCGACCGTGCGTTTCTCGTTATCGGATGTATAGGTCATCGCGTTCGTAAAAAAGGAGAATAGGCCGATCGCTACAGCAGACAACAAGGCAATGGATAGCAACGTCTCGATGAGGGTGAACCCGAAAGCATAACCATGGGAAAAAATTTTCTTATCCGCCATTGATCACAACCTTCTTTCAAAATATGTAACTTTATTATACAATAAGTAAGAGTCGAATGTTGCAGATTTTTAGCATAAAAGAGGGCTTTTGTCATAGAAACGGAAACGGGGTGGCAGGATGAAAGAGGCGCTCATTTACGCCGGGGCTTTTGTCGTGGCGCTGCTCCTTGTGTGGCTGCTTCCGCTTGGCTTCAGCCGCCTGGGAGGGTTTGCAACTGTCGTAGTTTCCATGCTCGCCGCATGGCTTGCGCAAATTTCCAGTTCCGTCGTTCCACTTTGGCAGACGGTGTTGCTTGTTCTCTTGCTGCTGGCCGCCATATCATATTTACTTGATCGTCGGTTTGGTGCACTCCTTTACCGTGACGCACCTCATCGTGCATTGAATCTAACTGAAGATGGAAACGAGAGCGAAGAAGCAGGTTGGCTTGTGCATGACGCTTTTAGGGCCAGGCCGGCCGAGGATAGAGTTTCGCTTAGGGCGGTTGAGCTTGATCAAGAGAAACCTTTGTTGAAAAACGATGAGCAGCATGAAAGAGAGCGGCTCGCTGAAGAGGAACGTTCTCTTGATGCGATGTTGATGGAAGCGGCGGAAGAGGCGGTGGTAAAATGGGATCAAACAGGAGAAGAGAACCAAGCGCCAGAGCCATTGCGGTGGACTTCGGATTGGCTCGATGAATGGCCAGTCGCGGTCACGCTTGACCTCGAGGCCGCCGTGTTGCGGGACGAACCGAAAGGAGAGAGGAAGGCCGAATGGACGGAAATGGCTGCCTTCGATCTTTCCTCTCCTGCTTCAAATGACGGGCATGGGGAAGCTCAAGCCGTCGGCGATGACGAAAAAGCGTCACGAAACGATGTAGAAGGAGCGCAGGCCGATGCCGTAAATGCATGGATGAATATTGAGGATGTGCTTTTAGAGACGGTTGACATGGAGGATGGAAATCAGACAATTGGAAGGGAACAGAAACAAGTGGACAACGCAGAGGAAGAACATAGCGCAGCCCCTTTGGAAGCTACGACGGCTTCAAATGTGGGGCCGTTGGATGCTGGGGAAGGAAACGATGTCGTTGTTCAAGATGATGAACAGCTCATTTGGCGGGCTGGAAGTGACTCTGTTGCTTTTGTGTCAAACGATGGTTCGGCTGCTGAAGCGGATGAAGAAAACTGCTATGCTGAATGTTTGGCGCGGCCGTTAAATGGTTGGTCGCATCGCGTGTCTCATGCCTCCGCCATCGCTGTGCCTTCGGTTGAAGAGAGGGATGGTGGAGCAACGAGCGTTTTCGAGCAACAAAATCGAACAACGGGCTCTTTTGAACGAGAGTCATTGCGGCCAAATATAGTGTTGTCAGTCGAGAAGCAGGCCAACGTTGTTCCTTCCGATAAGGCGCAAATGGCGGCGGCTGAGCTGATCCTGAATCGCCGGCGCCTCACCGCGGTCGCTTATGAAGAGTGCCTGCAACAATGTTTGCAAGCGCCTCTTTCCGACCGTGACTATTATGTGTTCGCCCGCTTGTTGCTTGAACATTATGCGTTGGAACGAAAATATGATCAGCTTGTCTCTTGGGCTGAAAAGCTGGAGCGCCGTTTTTCTGGATATCCGGCGGTGGCAGCCGAGCTGGAGTTTTGGCGGGAAATGGCCGCTACATTAGCAAACAGTTGAGGTGAAAAGAATGAAAGCTAGCGCACAAATCATTGGACTGCCGATTATCAGCATTGCCGATGGAATGCAAATCGGCACGGTTAAAAGCTTTGTCATTAATCCGGACAAAGGATCCATCGATTTTTTGACAGTGGAGCAAGAGGATGTGCAGTTGAGCTTAAAGGCGATTCCGTTCAAAAAGGTTGTCGGGATCGGCGAATTTGCCGTTACGGTGGCAAGTGTCCATGACGTCATCGATTTGTCGGAAATTCCGATCGCAAATCAGCTTGTGAACAAACAAATCCGCATTAAAAATACAAAAGCGGTTACGCGCAAAGGTCAGCTGCTTGGAGAGGTCCATGAGTTTTTTATTGAGGAAGAGACGGGGGACATCATTGGCATTGCTCTTCGCCTTGAGAATGGCGAAGCTGTGCTCCCGTCCTCACGAGTGTTGACGTATGGAAAGGATATTTTGATCGTAGATGATGATGCTCATGCGGCTCTCTTTTCCGATGTCGCTATGCTGATTCGAGAAAATGGAAAGCAAGTTGACAACGTTGAACAGGGACGCAGCGATATTTCGCAACAGATGGAGGCGATATCTGAAACGGCGGAAAATGTCGAAGCGCTTGAGTCGCTTCGTGAAAAACAAATTGCTTTGCTGGCGGGGAAACGGGTGATGAAAGACATTTATGATTTGAATGGCCAGCTGCTGTTCCCAGCTGGGACAACGCTTGACGAAGAAGCTGTGCGCAAAGCGCAAGAAGCAGGCCCAAGCGTGATCGTTGATGTTTCGATGAACGTGGAAGCCGAATAAAAGGGGGAGAGCTAGTGAGAGCCGTTGCCATAGGGAAGCTGTTTGCGGTGATGGCGGTCTGCACCGTTTATTTTCTTGCCTTTGCCCGCATAGGCGCTTTGGCTTATGAAGCGTTTAGGCCGAACGATGGCCGCTATGGTCCTGGGACGTCCGTCGGTCCTGTTTCCATCGCTGGAATGACATTGGAAGAAGCGCGCCAAAAAGTGGTTGAGCAGGTGAATGAATGGCGGTCAAGCGCTTCGATTCCTGTCCGCTATCAAGAAAAGAAAGCGGAGTTGCCGACGGATGTTTTTACGTTCCGTGCAGTGGAAAGTACAAAACATGTAATCGACGGTCGCTCTTCCCCGCTTTTCGTGTTAGCCGACATGACTGCTTGCATGGAAACGATGGAACGGCTTCTCCCGGCCGCGGCTTTTGCTGCATTGGATATGAAGGCATTGGAGGCCGATTTGGAAGCGGCTGCGTCGCGGCTCGCGATTCCAAGCGAACCGCTTGATTTAGCTCGTTACTTATCCACTTCCCTTAAGGGGCAATCGGTTGTGAGCGAAGCCGCCGTGGCCATTCATGATGAAGGATTGGCCCGATTTCTCGCCGCCGAGCGCCGTATTGCCATCCACGCCAATCAACTGTTTTCCTTGCGCACCATCATCCAAGAAGCGGATGGGGTTCTGTCGGAACGTGCGGTCGATGCGTTGGCATCCGCAGTCTATCGCGCAGCGCTTTCAACCAATTTTTTGATGATTGAGCGGTATGCGGGGAGCACGTTGCCGAATGGCATTCCGCCGGGATTTGAGGCCAAAGTGGATGAAAAACGCGATTTGCAATGGTTCAATCCGAATTCGACTGACTATACGCTCCTCCTTCGCTACGATGGCCGCCAAGTCAAGGCGATGGTGTACGGTTGGCCGTTTGCGTACCAATATATTGTTCGGACGAGCACACCGGAACGAATCGAACCGCGCAAAATCGTTCAATACGATGCCCGCTTGGCACCGGATGAAACGGTAACCAAACAAACCGGACGTCCTGGGTTGCTGGTGAAAGTCGAGCGTGAGGTGCGCGATGGCTCCCGTCTCGTCCGTAAGGAGACTGTGAGCGAAGATTTTTATCCGCCGACGTACACGGTCGAAGTGAGAGGTCTCCATGTTTCAAATGCATCGCCAAGCGCTCCGGAAGAGACGGGAAATGAAGCATCCCAATCGCCATCCACGTCAGGCTCATCGAACAGTGAGGGAGCTGAACAAGAGCCGGCAGGGGGGAAAAGCGGCGGAGAGCAAGGTGGAAATGGGCAGGACAGCGACGCTCCTTGGAACCAAAGTGGAGAAAGCGGTGAAAGCCCATGAACAAAAAACGAGAGAAAAAACGGCTAGGCGACTTGTTGGTTGAAGCTGGCTTAATTACGGAAGAACAATTGGCCGAAGCGTTGCGGGAGAAAACGCCCGGGCAAAAGCTCGGCGACGCTTTGCTGCAGCGCGGCTACATCACGGAGCAGCAGCTGATTGAGGCGCTTGAATTTCAGCTTGGCATTCCTCATGTCAGCTTGTATCGCTACCCCATCGATCCGAAAGCAACCAGCCTCGTGCCGAAAGAGTTTGCCCGCCGCCATATGCTCATGCCGCTCAAGGTGGAAGGAGACCGGCTGCTCGTTGCCATGGCCGACCCAATGGACTTTTTCGCCATCGATGATCTGCGCCTGTCGACCGGGTTTCAAATTGAAACAGCGATCGCGTCGAAAGACGATATTTTGCGGGCGATCAATAAATATTACGACATCGACGAAGCATTTGAGGATTTTTTGCAAACGCCGCCGCCCGAGGTGCGCGGCGACGAGCGGGCTGCTGAAGACGATTCCCCCATCGTTCGTTTGGTGAACCAAATTTTGCAGCTTGCTGTTGAACAGCGGGCGAGCGACATTCATATCGACCCGCAGGAGACGAAAGTGCTCATCCGCTATCGGATCGACGGCCTGCTTCGCACCGAGCGGGCGCTGCCAAAGCATATGCAAAGCATGTTGACAGCGAGAATCAAAATTTTGGCCAATATGGACATCACCGAACACCGCGTGCCGCAAGACGGGCGGATCAAAATGAACATCGATTTTCACCCGGTCGATTTGCGCGTTTCGACGCTGCCGACGGTGTACGGCGAAAAAATCGTCATGCGCGTCCTCGACTTGGGCGCCGCTTTAAACGATATTCATAAACTCGGCTTCAATCCGGTTAACTTAGATCGGTTCATTCGCTTGATCGAGCGGCCGAACGGCATCGTCTTGATCACCGGACCGACCGGTTCGGGGAAATCATCGACGCTTTACGCGGCGCTCAATCATTTGAACAATGAACATGTAAACATCATTACGATCGAAGACCCGGTTGAATATCAGATCGAAGGCGTCAACCAAATTCAAGTCAACCCGAACGTCGGCTTGACGTTCGCCCAAGGGCTCCGCTCGATTTTGCGTCAAGACCCGAACATCATCATGGTTGGGGAGATTCGCGACCGCGAGACGGCGGAAGTGGCGATCCGCGCTTCGCTCACCGGCCATTTAGTGTTGAGCACGCTTCATACGAACGATGCGTTAAGCACGATCACCCGCCTGATCGATATGGGGATTGAGCCGTTTCTAGTAGCGACGTCGCTTGCCGGCGTCGTTGCGCAGCGGCTTGTGCGCCGCGTCTGCCGCGACTGCCAAGAGGTGTATGAGCCGACAAAGCGGGAGCGGGACATTTTCGCCCGCCGCGGCATTGAGGTTCATCAACTTGTCCGCGGCCGCGGCTGTCCGACGTGCAACATGACCGGCTACCGCGGACGGCTGGCCATTCACGAGCTGCTTGTCGTCACCGATGAGATGCGGCGCGTCATTTTAAACAACGAGCCGTTTTCGAAATTGCGCGAGCTTGCCCTGCAAAACAAAATGATTTTTTTGCTGGATGATGGGCTGTTGAAAGTGAAGCAAGGGTTGACCACGCTTGAAGAAGTGCTGAAAGTGGCCATTTTGCATTGATGGGTGAGACGGATGAAGGAAAAGCTTGAGGCGTTGTTGCGCGCTGCCTTTGAATGCCGCGCTTCCGACGTGCATTTGACCGTCGGCGCGCCGCCGATTTTTCGCGTGAACGGGGAGTTGAGAGCTTACGGCCATGAGCGCCTGCACCCGGAGGAAACAGAGCAAATGGCGCGAGCCGTCATTCCGCCGCCGCTTTGGCAGCAGTTTCAAGAAACCGGAGAGCTTGATTTTTCGTATGGCATTGCCGGCGTTTCCCGCTTTCGCTTAAACGTGTTTAAACAGCGGTCATGCGTGTCTCTCGCCGTGCGTCTCATCCCGATGCGCATCCCGACGCTTGAAGAGCTTGGCCTGCCGAATGTCTTAAGGCGCATTGCGGAAAAACCGCACGGGCTTGTGCTTGTCACCGGACCGACCGGCAGCGGCAAGTCGACGACATTGGCGGCAATGATCGACTATATGAACAAAACGATGTCGAAACATATTATCACGCTTGAAGACCCGATCGAGTATTTGCATAAACACGGGAAATCGATCATCGACCAGCGTGAGGTGGGGGTTGACACCGGAAGCTTTGCCGCTGGGCTGCGCGCTGCGCTTCGCCAAGACCCAGACGTCATTTTAGTTGGGGAAATGCGAGATTTGGAGACGATTCAAACGGCGATCACCGCTGCAGAAACGGGCCATTTAGTGCTCGGCACGCTTCATACGGCGAGTGCGCCGGCGGCGATCGAGCGGATGATTGATGTTTTCCCGTCCGCCCAGCAGGCGCAAATCCGGCTGCAGCTCGCTTCCGTGCTCGTTGCCATCATCGCTCAGCGCTTGTTTCCAAACAGACGCAAAACCGGGCGGACGGCAGCGCTGGAAATTTTAGTGAACAATGCGGCCGTCGCCAACTTAATCCGCAACGAAAAAGAGCATCAAATCATCAACATTATGCAAACGAGCCGCAGCATCGGCATGCAGACGATGGAAATGAGCGTTAAGGAGCTTGCAGCCGATGGACGCATCGATCCGTTGGCGGCTGAAGCGTATTTGGCGGGGGAGCGTGGAGACGATGGTGCAGTTTAAGTACGAGGGGCGCGACCGAAGCGGGCGGAAAAAAGCAGGAGTGATCACTGCCGTTTCGCGGCGCGAGGCAGCTGCCAAGTTGCGTGAGAAAGGCATTCGTCCTATTGCGCTCGCTGAAGTTCCTCCGTCAGTCTGGAACAAAGAAATATCAATTGGACGAGTGGTGAAGTTACAGCACTTCGTTGTGTTTTTGCGCCAGTTCGCAACGCTTGTGCGCGCCGGGGTGACGATCGTCGATTCGATCCGCATTTTGGCGGAGCAAACGGAAAGCAAGGCGCTGGCTCGCTCGCTCGCAGATATTGAACAAATGTTGCGTGAGGGAAACCCGCTTTCCGCGGCCGCGGCAAAGCATCCGCGCATCTTTCCGCCCTTGTTTGTCAACATGGTGCGCGCCGGCGAAGCGAGCGGGACGCTCGATGAAACGCTCGACCGGCTTGCCGACCATTTTGAAAAAATGCATCGAACGCGGCAAAAAATCGCCTCAGCGCTCGCCTATCCAATTGCTGTTGCCATCATTGCCACCGCGGTTGTCATTTTTTTGCTTGTCGCTGTTGTGCCAACGTTCGTCGAGATGTTCGCCGAGTTCCACGCCGAACTGCCGGCCATTACGAAGTTTGTTTTGAAGGCAAGCGGCGTGATGCAGCGGTATTGGTGGGCGGTCGTCCTGCTTTTTGCCGGCGTGTACGCATCGTTTGTGGTCCTGCGGCGGCAAAAGACAACGAAGTACTATTTGGATTATGCCGCCATGCGGCTGCCGATGTTCGGCACGCTCGTGCAAAAAGCGGCGCTCGCCCGCCTGACGCGGACGCTCAGTTCGCTTGTGTCAAGTTCTGTGCCCATTTTAGAAGCGCTGGCCATCTCTGAACGCGTCGTCGACAACGAAGTGATCGCATCGGTGCTCGTTGAAGCGCGCGCTGCCCTTGAGCGCGGGCAGTCGCTCGCCGAGCCGCTCCGCCGCCATTGGGCGTTTCCGCCGCTTGTGGCGCAAATGATCACGATCGGCGAACAGACCGGTGCGCTTGACGCCATGCTCGGCAAAGTCGCCGATTTTTATGAAGCCGAAGTGGATGCCGGCACCGACCGGTTGAAATCGCTCATCGAGCCGCTCATGATCGTGCTTCTCGCCGGCGTCGTCGGGACGATCGTCACTTCGATCATCGTGCCGATGTATGATATTTTCAACCATATTCAACAATAAAATAAGAATATATTCCTATTTTTCTCCCTATGTTGTAGAATAATAGGGAAAACATGCTAAAAATGAAAGAAAGGGAGAGTGAACCATGTTCAAACGGGTGTTGAAAAACGAGCGCGGCTTGACGCTCATCGAACTGCTCGCCGTCATCGTCATTTTGGGGATTATCGCGGCGATTGCCATTCCGGCGATTGGGGGGTTGATTGACAATTCGAAAAAAGACGCGCACGTTTCGAATGCGCAGCAAATGATCAACGCAGCGAAAATCGCCGTGACGGCGGATAAGGATTTGATACCGGCGAATGGGAAGTATACACTTGTTACGCTTAAATACTTAGAAGATGAGGGATATTTAGAAACAGTAAAAGACCCGGATGGAGGCACCAATTCGTATAAAAAAGGTCCTACAGGTACAGGTGCACAGCAAATGCAGACAGGCTTGAGTGATGATCCTAATGCTGATTATTCTTACGTACTTAT is a window of Geobacillus kaustophilus DNA encoding:
- a CDS encoding PilW family protein, with translation MKRFVSSQSGMTLVELLAAIAISLLIIGAIYTVFLTGIRVYERIDIENMLRSEADYAIARMMNELYAFSPDGLEANQGQENKPLEELSFVKNEQFKPNGQIGLVSRETLEQPAHRTISIQRGKLLIDGQTITSTHFLLDDSSSFSFRCARWEGEICQSGVLMITLTVKDGNNNKIISAEPFTLRTEFGF
- a CDS encoding general secretion pathway protein GspJ — translated: MADKKIFSHGYAFGFTLIETLLSIALLSAVAIGLFSFFTNAMTYTSDNEKRTVAINIARGVAAYFEKNVHFSQLYDYMENNDLPFIKMEKSSCNNETLQQLLFPNENLSGGISSQQMCTTELAPTVNNVNYETSVYFISWGQKDWDQFLSSSDFVALPEQLKARIREERNKITTSGSRSYMIKLYATVRWGERARDISWVEGVVTDETIR
- a CDS encoding PRC-barrel domain-containing protein encodes the protein MKASAQIIGLPIISIADGMQIGTVKSFVINPDKGSIDFLTVEQEDVQLSLKAIPFKKVVGIGEFAVTVASVHDVIDLSEIPIANQLVNKQIRIKNTKAVTRKGQLLGEVHEFFIEEETGDIIGIALRLENGEAVLPSSRVLTYGKDILIVDDDAHAALFSDVAMLIRENGKQVDNVEQGRSDISQQMEAISETAENVEALESLREKQIALLAGKRVMKDIYDLNGQLLFPAGTTLDEEAVRKAQEAGPSVIVDVSMNVEAE
- a CDS encoding G5 domain-containing protein, producing MRAVAIGKLFAVMAVCTVYFLAFARIGALAYEAFRPNDGRYGPGTSVGPVSIAGMTLEEARQKVVEQVNEWRSSASIPVRYQEKKAELPTDVFTFRAVESTKHVIDGRSSPLFVLADMTACMETMERLLPAAAFAALDMKALEADLEAAASRLAIPSEPLDLARYLSTSLKGQSVVSEAAVAIHDEGLARFLAAERRIAIHANQLFSLRTIIQEADGVLSERAVDALASAVYRAALSTNFLMIERYAGSTLPNGIPPGFEAKVDEKRDLQWFNPNSTDYTLLLRYDGRQVKAMVYGWPFAYQYIVRTSTPERIEPRKIVQYDARLAPDETVTKQTGRPGLLVKVEREVRDGSRLVRKETVSEDFYPPTYTVEVRGLHVSNASPSAPEETGNEASQSPSTSGSSNSEGAEQEPAGGKSGGEQGGNGQDSDAPWNQSGESGESP
- a CDS encoding GspE/PulE family protein, whose translation is MNKKREKKRLGDLLVEAGLITEEQLAEALREKTPGQKLGDALLQRGYITEQQLIEALEFQLGIPHVSLYRYPIDPKATSLVPKEFARRHMLMPLKVEGDRLLVAMADPMDFFAIDDLRLSTGFQIETAIASKDDILRAINKYYDIDEAFEDFLQTPPPEVRGDERAAEDDSPIVRLVNQILQLAVEQRASDIHIDPQETKVLIRYRIDGLLRTERALPKHMQSMLTARIKILANMDITEHRVPQDGRIKMNIDFHPVDLRVSTLPTVYGEKIVMRVLDLGAALNDIHKLGFNPVNLDRFIRLIERPNGIVLITGPTGSGKSSTLYAALNHLNNEHVNIITIEDPVEYQIEGVNQIQVNPNVGLTFAQGLRSILRQDPNIIMVGEIRDRETAEVAIRASLTGHLVLSTLHTNDALSTITRLIDMGIEPFLVATSLAGVVAQRLVRRVCRDCQEVYEPTKRERDIFARRGIEVHQLVRGRGCPTCNMTGYRGRLAIHELLVVTDEMRRVILNNEPFSKLRELALQNKMIFLLDDGLLKVKQGLTTLEEVLKVAILH
- a CDS encoding type IV pilus twitching motility protein PilT, which gives rise to MKEKLEALLRAAFECRASDVHLTVGAPPIFRVNGELRAYGHERLHPEETEQMARAVIPPPLWQQFQETGELDFSYGIAGVSRFRLNVFKQRSCVSLAVRLIPMRIPTLEELGLPNVLRRIAEKPHGLVLVTGPTGSGKSTTLAAMIDYMNKTMSKHIITLEDPIEYLHKHGKSIIDQREVGVDTGSFAAGLRAALRQDPDVILVGEMRDLETIQTAITAAETGHLVLGTLHTASAPAAIERMIDVFPSAQQAQIRLQLASVLVAIIAQRLFPNRRKTGRTAALEILVNNAAVANLIRNEKEHQIINIMQTSRSIGMQTMEMSVKELAADGRIDPLAAEAYLAGERGDDGAV
- a CDS encoding type II secretion system F family protein produces the protein MVQFKYEGRDRSGRKKAGVITAVSRREAAAKLREKGIRPIALAEVPPSVWNKEISIGRVVKLQHFVVFLRQFATLVRAGVTIVDSIRILAEQTESKALARSLADIEQMLREGNPLSAAAAKHPRIFPPLFVNMVRAGEASGTLDETLDRLADHFEKMHRTRQKIASALAYPIAVAIIATAVVIFLLVAVVPTFVEMFAEFHAELPAITKFVLKASGVMQRYWWAVVLLFAGVYASFVVLRRQKTTKYYLDYAAMRLPMFGTLVQKAALARLTRTLSSLVSSSVPILEALAISERVVDNEVIASVLVEARAALERGQSLAEPLRRHWAFPPLVAQMITIGEQTGALDAMLGKVADFYEAEVDAGTDRLKSLIEPLMIVLLAGVVGTIVTSIIVPMYDIFNHIQQ
- a CDS encoding prepilin-type N-terminal cleavage/methylation domain-containing protein; amino-acid sequence: MFKRVLKNERGLTLIELLAVIVILGIIAAIAIPAIGGLIDNSKKDAHVSNAQQMINAAKIAVTADKDLIPANGKYTLVTLKYLEDEGYLETVKDPDGGTNSYKKGPTGTGAQQMQTGLSDDPNADYSYVLIKNDNNKLSYFVKLINNERGVHNSGAAVQEQDLKRSAVGAVR